The Ziziphus jujuba cultivar Dongzao chromosome 7, ASM3175591v1 genome includes a region encoding these proteins:
- the LOC112489789 gene encoding uncharacterized protein LOC112489789 isoform X1 codes for MQNSEYVLNDHMCDNGSYGRNYYNDHRGRFYGRGRGRGRGGRFFKPRCQIYDQIGHTAKLCYYNSGSFVFHNAGLPSNVGFQNAFGPTQSHLVQLAFTPISGVFGPYSSKVNFNSGRVPCQFHSPNFAGSYLPPGNCGDSMVGFQGGIDYVNQQGIRQVSPTGLGSSNVNCALPMMLGSSEHPNSTVNSAVNSGISGDGRVSVNYTVTPVLIGDPNWYLDSEATNHVISNSHNLSHQVEYIGK; via the coding sequence ATGCAAAATTCTGAATATGTTCTGAATGATCACATGTGTGATAATGGGAGTTATGGAAGGAATTATTATAATGATCATCGAGGGAGGTTTTATGGTAGAGGTCGTGGCAGAGGCAGAGGTGGAAGGTTCTTTAAACCAAGGTGCCAAATCTATGACCAAATAGGACACACTGCAAAACTTTGCTATTATAACTCTGGGAGCTTTGTCTTTCATAATGCTGGTTTGCCAAGTAATGTTGGTTTTCAGAATGCTTTTGGTCCCACTCAAAGTCATCTTGTTCAGCTTGCTTTCACTCCCATTAGTGGTGTCTTTGGACCATACTCTAGTAAAGTTAATTTCAATTCTGGTCGTGTGCCCTGTCAGTTTCACTCTCCTAATTTTGCTGGCTCATATTTACCACCAGGGAACTGTGGTGATTCGATGGTTGGTTTTCAAGGAGGAATTGATTATGTAAATCAACAAGGGATCAGACAAGTTTCACCTACTGGTCTTGGTTCCTCAAATGTGAATTGTGCCTTGCCTATGATGCTAGGTTCAAGTGAGCATCCCAACAGTACTGTCAATAGTGCTGTGAACAGTGGCATTTCTGGTGATGGTCGAGTTTCAGTCAATTATACAGTCACACCAGTTTTGATTGGAGACCCCAACTGGTATCTTGACAGTGAAGCAACAAATCATGTTATTTCCAATAGTCATAACTTGTCTCACCAAGTTGAATATATTGGCAAATAA
- the LOC112489789 gene encoding uncharacterized protein LOC112489789 isoform X2 yields MTDCLNSIMANEVASQGNCGDSMVGFQGGIDYVNQQGIRQVSPTGLGSSNVNCALPMMLGSSEHPNSTVNSAVNSGISGDGRVSVNYTVTPVLIGDPNWYLDSEATNHVISNSHNLSHQVEYIGK; encoded by the exons ATGACAGATTGCTTAAATTCAATCATGGCCAACGAAGTTGCAAGTCAAG GGAACTGTGGTGATTCGATGGTTGGTTTTCAAGGAGGAATTGATTATGTAAATCAACAAGGGATCAGACAAGTTTCACCTACTGGTCTTGGTTCCTCAAATGTGAATTGTGCCTTGCCTATGATGCTAGGTTCAAGTGAGCATCCCAACAGTACTGTCAATAGTGCTGTGAACAGTGGCATTTCTGGTGATGGTCGAGTTTCAGTCAATTATACAGTCACACCAGTTTTGATTGGAGACCCCAACTGGTATCTTGACAGTGAAGCAACAAATCATGTTATTTCCAATAGTCATAACTTGTCTCACCAAGTTGAATATATTGGCAAATAA
- the LOC107404788 gene encoding cytochrome P450 71AU50, with protein sequence MAWIWTILALLLLAYILLWKRTNNNNKRLPPGPRGFPIFGSLHLLGEFPHRDLHRLAKQYGPIMHIRLGLIPTIVVSSPKAAELFLKTHDLVFASRPPHEAAKHISYNQKSMAFAEYGSYWRDVRKMCTLELLSNVKINSFRAMRKEEVGLFIDSLRKSARDRVAVDLSVKVSSLSADMSCRMVFGKKFADSEFDERGFKAVIQEGMQLSAAPNLGDYIPPIASLDLQGLTKKMKKVGKVFDDFFEKIIDEHAQSKDEDKNKDFVDVMLGFLGSEESEYRIERSNIKAIILDMLSASIDTASTTIDWAISELIKNPNIMKKVQEELENTVGMKRTVEETDLESLDYLNMVVKETLRLHPAGPLLIPHASTEDCTINGFHIPKKAHIIINAWAIGRDPDAWTDAEKFSPERFVGSNIDVRGRDLQLIPFGSGRRGCPGIQLGLTVVRLVLAQLVHCFDWELPNGMSPADLDMTEEFGLTVPRAKHLLAIPTYRLHK encoded by the exons ATGGCTTGGATTTGGACAATTCTTGCACTGCTTTTACTTGCTTATATCCTGCTATGgaaaagaaccaacaacaacaacaagagaTTACCTCCAGGTCCAAGAGGGTTTCCCATTTTCGGAAGCCTCCATTTGTTAGGAGAATTTCCTCACAGAGATCTTCACCGTCTCGCCAAACAATATGGCCCCATCATGCATATCCGCTTAGGCCTCATTCCCACCATTGTCGTCTCCTCCCCCAAAGCCGCCGAGCTCTTTCTCAAGACCCACGACCTTGTTTTCGCATCACGACCTCCACATGAAGCCGCCAAGCACATCTCTTACAACCAAAAAAGCATGGCCTTCGCCGAGTACGGCTCGTACTGGCGCGACGTTCGAAAGATGTGCACTCTTGAACTGCTCAGCAACGTGAAGATCAACTCCTTCAGAGCTATGAGGAAGGAAGAGGTCGGCCTGTTCATCGACTCCCTTCGAAAGTCGGCTCGCGACAGAGTCGCCGTTGATCTAAGCGTCAAGGTTTCGTCCCTAAGTGCCGATATGAGTTGCAGGATGGTTTTCGGGAAGAAATTCGCGGACAGTGAGTTCGACGAGAGAGGGTTCAAGGCTGTGATCCAAGAGGGTATGCAGTTGTCGGCGGCTCCGAACTTAGGAGATTATATTCCTCCGATTGCTTCGTTAGATCTTCAGGGATTgacgaagaagatgaagaaggttGGCAAAGTGTTTGATGATTTCTTTGAGAAGATCATCGATGAGCATGCTCAGTCTAAGGATGAAGATAAAAACAAGGACTTTGTTGATGTCATGTTGGGTTTTTTGGGATCCGAAGAATCTGAATATCGTATTGAAAGGTCCAACATCAAAGCAATCATTTTG GACATGCTTTCAGCCTCCATAGACACAGCATCAACAACAATAGATTGGGCAATCTCAGAACTCATCAAGAACCCAAACATAATGAAAAAAGTCCAAGAAGAGTTAGAAAACACAGTGGGCATGAAGAGGACTGTAGAAGAAACAGACCTAGAAAGCTTAGACTACTTAAACATGGTAGTGAAAGAAACCCTGAGGTTACATCCAGCCGGACCATTGTTAATTCCCCATGCATCTACTGAAGATTGCACCATCAATGGCTTCCACATACCCAAGAAGGCCCACATCATCATAAACGCGTGGGCAATCGGAAGAGACCCTGATGCGTGGACGGATGCAGAAAAGTTCTCCCCGGAAAGATTCGTCGGAAGCAATATTGATGTCCGGGGACGTGACCTTCAGCTTATTCCGTTCGGGTCGGGTCGGAGAGGTTGCCCCGGGATACAATTGGGTTTGACTGTCGTTCGGCTGGTTTTGGCTCAGCTGGTGCATTGTTTCGATTGGGAACTTCCGAACGGGATGTCACCGGCGGATTTGGACATGACGGAGGAGTTTGGTTTGACGGTTCCGAGGGCTAAGCATTTATTGGCTATTCCTACCTATCGGCTTCacaaatga